A stretch of the Sinorhizobium alkalisoli genome encodes the following:
- a CDS encoding PepSY domain-containing protein, which translates to MKSMFLCALAAVALPGLALPGSALADDDDAVCTKAPKSAWMKPEEAASKLQEAGYSDVRTVKVAGTCYEIYAFTTKHERAEVYMNPVNAEIVRAEIDD; encoded by the coding sequence ATGAAATCGATGTTTCTCTGTGCGTTGGCGGCCGTCGCCCTTCCCGGCTTGGCCCTCCCCGGCTCGGCTTTGGCCGACGACGACGATGCTGTCTGCACGAAAGCGCCCAAATCGGCCTGGATGAAACCGGAGGAGGCGGCCTCGAAGCTTCAGGAGGCCGGCTATTCCGACGTGCGAACCGTCAAGGTGGCCGGCACGTGCTATGAGATCTACGCCTTCACGACGAAGCACGAGCGAGCCGAGGTCTATATGAACCCCGTGAACGCCGAAATCGTCAGGGCGGAGATTGACGACTGA
- a CDS encoding metallophosphoesterase family protein — MNGRRLTFAVGDIHGCLAQLDTLLASIESAAPGGRVIFLGDLVDRGPDSRGVVERIMAGPTRPGWQWVTLKGNHEEMLVAARKGMAEMSMWLMNGGYETLESYGGAIPLSHLVWMADLPSILVDRFRIYAHAGVDEAVPLEEQSDEVLLWIRTDPDYSGRYWGRHLCHGHTPSRSNPRTVGNRTNVDSGAVFGGMLSCAVFDDDAPGGPIEFLVAAGEDAY, encoded by the coding sequence ATGAATGGCCGGCGTCTCACCTTTGCGGTCGGCGACATTCACGGTTGCCTCGCGCAACTCGATACGCTCCTGGCAAGCATCGAGTCCGCCGCCCCTGGCGGCAGGGTCATCTTTCTCGGTGACCTCGTCGACCGGGGGCCGGACAGTCGCGGCGTCGTCGAACGGATCATGGCCGGGCCGACCCGTCCCGGCTGGCAATGGGTCACCCTCAAGGGCAATCACGAGGAAATGCTGGTGGCGGCGCGCAAGGGCATGGCCGAGATGAGCATGTGGCTGATGAACGGCGGCTATGAGACGCTGGAGTCCTATGGCGGCGCCATACCGCTCAGCCATCTGGTCTGGATGGCCGATCTGCCGTCGATCCTCGTCGACCGCTTTCGAATTTACGCCCATGCCGGCGTCGATGAAGCCGTTCCGCTGGAGGAGCAGAGCGACGAGGTTCTGCTTTGGATCCGCACGGATCCGGATTATTCGGGGCGCTACTGGGGCCGGCATCTCTGCCACGGACATACGCCGAGCCGCAGCAATCCGCGGACGGTCGGCAACAGGACCAATGTCGACTCCGGTGCGGTTTTCGGCGGCATGCTCTCTTGTGCCGTCTTCGACGACGATGCGCCGGGCGGGCCGATCGAGTTTCTTGTGGCCGCCGGAGAAGACGCCTATTAG
- a CDS encoding chemotaxis protein CheB, with translation MKDRIFVIGASLSGIDALCDLVSKLPAGFPAPIFVAQHVAPHSPGMLPYLLSNAGPLPAIHPKTAELFEPGAIYVAPPDRHMLLERGYIRLSHGPRENLARPAIDPLFRSAAIAYGSAAVGVVLTGQLNDGTSGLLAIKDRGGFTIVQEPGEATSRSMPLSAIRHVSVDRVCKLDEMARLFVELANDAPPPDDQTLQRLMQIENRIAGGIFRVEDWWELERMSTPSGLNCPYCHSALYELKDHRVLRYRCRSGHAYSAESLLSGQADTREALLSSLFGALIEEATLAKRLRHEPTFSGDASEGLDERISSLDREANQVSEWLHLMVGLVEPEPRMSGSGLTSAATKPSGEL, from the coding sequence ATGAAGGACCGGATTTTCGTAATCGGCGCATCGCTCAGCGGCATTGATGCCTTGTGCGACCTGGTGTCCAAACTGCCAGCGGGATTTCCGGCCCCGATCTTCGTTGCCCAGCACGTTGCACCCCATAGCCCCGGTATGCTGCCTTACCTGCTCAGCAACGCCGGGCCGCTTCCCGCCATCCATCCAAAGACCGCGGAGTTGTTTGAACCCGGCGCGATCTATGTCGCGCCACCGGACCGTCACATGCTCCTCGAGAGGGGCTACATCCGGCTGTCGCACGGCCCTCGTGAGAATCTGGCCCGACCGGCAATTGACCCGTTATTCCGATCGGCAGCAATCGCCTATGGCTCGGCTGCGGTCGGGGTGGTTCTCACTGGACAATTGAACGACGGGACCTCCGGATTGCTTGCCATCAAGGACCGTGGAGGATTCACAATCGTGCAGGAGCCTGGCGAGGCAACGTCTCGCTCCATGCCGTTGAGCGCCATTCGCCACGTCTCGGTTGACAGGGTGTGTAAGCTGGACGAGATGGCACGCCTCTTCGTTGAGCTTGCCAATGACGCGCCGCCACCGGACGACCAAACTCTGCAAAGGTTGATGCAGATCGAAAACCGTATTGCTGGAGGGATATTCAGGGTCGAGGACTGGTGGGAACTGGAACGAATGAGTACACCGTCTGGACTGAACTGCCCCTATTGCCACAGCGCGCTCTACGAGCTGAAAGACCACCGCGTGCTACGCTATCGCTGCCGGTCGGGCCATGCCTATTCGGCGGAGAGCCTCTTGAGCGGACAAGCGGACACTCGTGAGGCGCTTCTGTCGTCGCTCTTCGGCGCCCTCATAGAAGAAGCCACGCTCGCAAAACGACTGAGGCATGAGCCGACTTTTTCCGGGGACGCTTCCGAGGGCCTGGACGAAAGGATCAGTTCATTGGACCGCGAGGCGAATCAGGTTTCCGAGTGGCTGCATTTGATGGTCGGACTCGTAGAGCCCGAGCCCCGCATGTCGGGTTCGGGTCTGACATCGGCGGCAACAAAGCCAAGTGGCGAGCTTTGA
- the dhaM gene encoding dihydroxyacetone kinase phosphoryl donor subunit DhaM, producing the protein MNSKSANVGIVIVSHSPLVAEGTADMVRQMVGDGVPLAWAGGNADGGLGTNSGSILAAIERAWSDAGVAVFVDLGGAETNSEMAIEMLGQARSGRVVICNAPLVEGAVMAAAEASGGAALARVVATAEELSP; encoded by the coding sequence ATGAACTCGAAATCCGCAAATGTCGGCATCGTCATCGTATCGCATTCCCCGCTTGTCGCCGAAGGTACCGCCGACATGGTACGGCAGATGGTCGGCGACGGCGTGCCTCTCGCCTGGGCGGGGGGCAACGCCGATGGCGGGCTCGGAACGAACTCGGGCAGCATCCTGGCGGCGATCGAACGGGCCTGGTCGGATGCGGGCGTCGCCGTCTTCGTCGATCTCGGCGGCGCGGAGACCAACAGCGAGATGGCGATCGAAATGCTCGGCCAAGCGCGCTCCGGCCGGGTTGTCATTTGCAATGCGCCATTGGTGGAGGGTGCGGTGATGGCCGCGGCCGAGGCCTCCGGCGGCGCGGCGCTCGCCCGCGTGGTGGCGACCGCGGAGGAGCTTTCGCCGTGA
- a CDS encoding HAD family hydrolase has translation MDLPSSAIFPNDFAALLFDMDGTLLNSMAVVERVWGAWAIRNGIDPARLMKTVHGVRAADVIRKLGLPVDPEREARDLAAVEIADVEGVVEIPGAIAFLGSLPPERWAIVTSAPLELATRRLAAAGIPVPRHMVTGEDVTIGKPDPQGYRLAAERLGVRAEDCLVFEDAPAGILAGRAAGAEIVVITGAHAAAGETPHVSFAHYAHIEVRLGGSGWLSLHRRPVEPRIGEAKRV, from the coding sequence TTGGATCTCCCGTCTTCAGCGATATTCCCCAATGATTTCGCAGCCCTCCTGTTCGACATGGACGGGACGCTGCTCAATTCCATGGCCGTCGTCGAACGGGTCTGGGGTGCATGGGCCATTCGCAACGGGATAGATCCGGCCCGATTGATGAAGACGGTGCACGGCGTCAGGGCGGCCGACGTGATCCGCAAGCTCGGCCTGCCGGTCGATCCGGAGCGCGAGGCCCGCGACCTTGCGGCGGTCGAGATCGCCGATGTCGAGGGTGTCGTCGAAATTCCCGGCGCGATCGCCTTCCTCGGCTCTCTGCCGCCGGAGCGTTGGGCAATCGTGACGTCGGCGCCGCTCGAACTCGCAACGCGCCGGCTCGCCGCGGCCGGTATTCCGGTCCCACGCCATATGGTGACCGGCGAGGACGTGACGATCGGCAAACCCGACCCGCAGGGCTACCGCCTGGCGGCCGAGAGGCTTGGCGTGCGTGCCGAGGACTGCCTCGTTTTCGAGGACGCTCCGGCGGGGATCCTCGCCGGCAGGGCGGCCGGGGCCGAGATCGTGGTCATCACCGGAGCGCATGCGGCTGCGGGTGAAACGCCGCATGTGAGTTTCGCGCATTACGCCCATATCGAAGTCCGTCTCGGCGGGAGCGGATGGCTGTCACTGCACCGGCGCCCGGTCGAACCTCGCATCGGTGAGGCAAAACGCGTATAA
- the dhaL gene encoding dihydroxyacetone kinase subunit DhaL, whose translation MVVPANAALIGGLIEACRQTIAANADHLSELDRAIGDGDHGTNMRRGSEAVYAERDRLVHLPMPKALEEIGLTLVMSIGGAAGPLYGTLLMEIGRQMAGDADFARVLERAIDAVARRGRASAGDKTLLDVLYPVHAEVVRRAGLAGIAEEAERAASLTFAMKAMRGRAAFLGERSIGHVDPGAKSCALLTAAICRFLEEQGPA comes from the coding sequence TTGGTCGTGCCGGCAAATGCAGCGCTCATAGGCGGGTTGATCGAAGCCTGCCGTCAGACGATTGCCGCCAATGCCGATCATCTTTCGGAACTCGACAGGGCGATCGGCGACGGAGACCATGGGACCAACATGCGCCGCGGCTCCGAGGCGGTCTATGCCGAGCGGGACCGGCTCGTGCATCTGCCGATGCCGAAGGCGCTGGAGGAGATCGGCCTCACCCTTGTCATGAGCATCGGCGGTGCGGCCGGTCCGCTCTATGGGACGCTCCTGATGGAGATCGGCCGGCAGATGGCCGGGGACGCCGACTTTGCGCGCGTGCTCGAACGCGCGATCGACGCCGTAGCGCGGCGCGGCCGCGCAAGCGCCGGCGACAAGACGCTGCTCGACGTGCTTTACCCGGTGCATGCCGAAGTGGTAAGGCGCGCGGGTCTCGCAGGCATTGCTGAAGAGGCGGAACGCGCGGCAAGCCTCACTTTCGCCATGAAAGCGATGCGCGGGCGCGCCGCGTTCCTTGGCGAACGGTCGATCGGACATGTCGATCCAGGCGCGAAGAGCTGTGCATTGTTGACGGCAGCGATCTGTCGTTTCCTGGAGGAGCAAGGTCCGGCATGA
- a CDS encoding response regulator — protein MRLLLVEDSPRLIELVGETMREAGWRLDAVSSVRAAEAAIADREHDLVLLDLGLPDGDGLDLLRWIRQEHAGLPVLIITARGSVDERVQGLDAGADDYLVKPFHHRELLSRCRAMLRRNPLAIQPVLEAGALRFDPATAELCCDGSVVPLPPRERSLIEILMREVGRVVPKRRLEVALSEYGQELSANALELAVSRVRKRLQPLDTGVSIETVRGIGYLLRTAA, from the coding sequence ATGCGCCTGCTGCTCGTCGAAGACAGCCCACGCCTCATCGAACTGGTGGGCGAGACCATGCGTGAGGCCGGCTGGCGGCTCGATGCGGTTTCAAGCGTGCGCGCGGCAGAGGCCGCAATCGCAGATCGGGAGCACGATCTTGTACTCCTTGATCTCGGACTGCCGGATGGCGACGGGCTCGACCTGTTGAGATGGATAAGGCAAGAGCATGCCGGCTTGCCCGTATTGATCATCACGGCGCGCGGCTCGGTCGACGAGCGCGTTCAGGGACTGGACGCCGGCGCCGACGATTATCTGGTGAAGCCGTTCCACCACCGCGAATTACTGTCGCGCTGCAGGGCCATGCTTCGGCGTAACCCGCTCGCAATCCAGCCGGTGCTGGAAGCCGGTGCCCTGCGCTTCGATCCTGCCACGGCGGAACTTTGCTGCGACGGGTCCGTCGTGCCGCTGCCGCCGCGCGAACGGTCCCTGATCGAGATCCTGATGCGTGAGGTCGGACGCGTCGTTCCAAAACGCCGGCTCGAGGTCGCCCTCTCCGAGTATGGACAGGAACTCAGCGCCAATGCGCTGGAACTCGCCGTGTCCCGGGTACGAAAGCGATTGCAGCCGCTCGACACCGGCGTATCGATCGAAACCGTGCGCGGCATCGGCTATCTCCTGAGGACCGCCGCATGA
- the dhaK gene encoding dihydroxyacetone kinase subunit DhaK, translating into MKKFMNRAETLVAESLAGFVAAHERLVAFGAERKFVRRRTLRRGKVALISGGGAGHEPMHVGFVGKGMLDAACTGHVFTSPTPDQIIAAIRETDGGEGCLLIVKNYDGDVMNFEMAAELAAAEHRIATVVVRDDVNPSGSKRSQGRRGVAGTLVVEKLLGAAAEAGWRLEELSALGDDLNARIRTMGVALGGVTVPDTERETFVLDEDEMEMGVGIHGEPGRARVNFATADQIVETMLEAILSDLAPDGGDKLLLFINGFGGTPVSELYLAYNAARARFARLGVTVARSLVGTYVTSLDMAGLSITVARLDERELSLWDAPVDTAALRWRS; encoded by the coding sequence ATGAAGAAATTCATGAACAGGGCCGAAACGCTGGTTGCCGAAAGCCTCGCCGGCTTTGTCGCAGCACACGAACGCCTGGTGGCCTTCGGCGCCGAGCGGAAATTCGTTCGCCGGCGGACCCTTCGTCGGGGCAAGGTCGCGCTCATTTCGGGCGGTGGCGCCGGGCACGAGCCGATGCATGTCGGTTTTGTCGGGAAAGGCATGCTGGACGCCGCCTGCACCGGACATGTCTTCACCTCTCCGACACCGGACCAGATCATTGCCGCGATCCGGGAAACCGACGGTGGCGAGGGGTGTCTGCTCATCGTCAAGAATTACGACGGGGACGTCATGAATTTCGAGATGGCCGCGGAGCTCGCGGCGGCCGAGCACCGGATCGCCACCGTGGTCGTGCGCGATGACGTAAATCCCAGCGGGTCGAAGCGCAGCCAAGGCAGAAGAGGCGTTGCCGGAACCCTCGTGGTCGAGAAGCTGCTCGGAGCGGCGGCGGAGGCAGGCTGGCGGCTTGAGGAACTGAGTGCGCTTGGCGACGACCTGAACGCCCGCATCCGCACCATGGGAGTGGCGCTTGGCGGCGTGACCGTACCTGACACCGAGCGGGAGACGTTCGTGCTCGATGAAGACGAAATGGAGATGGGCGTCGGGATTCACGGAGAGCCGGGCCGCGCACGGGTCAACTTCGCGACCGCCGACCAGATCGTGGAAACGATGCTCGAGGCGATCTTGAGCGATCTGGCGCCGGACGGGGGCGACAAGCTGCTTCTCTTCATCAACGGCTTCGGTGGCACGCCGGTGTCGGAGCTCTATCTCGCTTACAATGCCGCCCGGGCGCGGTTTGCGCGCCTCGGCGTCACAGTCGCCCGGTCGCTGGTCGGAACCTATGTCACCTCCTTGGACATGGCGGGCCTCTCAATCACCGTAGCGCGCCTCGATGAACGAGAGCTTTCCTTGTGGGACGCACCAGTCGACACCGCGGCGCTGCGCTGGAGAAGCTGA
- a CDS encoding phosphoethanolamine transferase, with the protein MAVFRIRPPEIGSVALSALVTLYLLLAANRAFWSHAVVYFDGAWPGLLALGVALWLTTFSVLTALSMKYVAKPVLIFSILVSVSASYFVDTFGVIIDKDMIGNVTATTGAEAGHLLTGSLALHLALYALVPALLIAWIKITHRRFFAKAGVNFLFIGPSLILSGLLIYGNFATIAYALREHRDLMPRFNPAGPITSAVRYGLSTYRERNLVVQPLGTDAHVGQRLARAGKPVVVVVVAGETARAMNFSLNGYKRDTNPELGALGGTINYRNVTSCGTATAVSLPCMFSVYTHKQYSDWKARSTENLVNVLTHAGVPVTWWDNNTGSKGIADLISFARMTHSKESPLCNNGECLDEIFLDELDRKLGATTKNSVIVLHQLGSHGPSYYLRYPEAYRRFRPDCRTAELMNCTTDEIVNAYDNTILYTDHILASVARLIEKHHDHVSGAMIYMSDHGESLGENGIYLHGAPYAIAPKEQTQVPFIAWFSKVYQEEMGVDIACLAKDANLPKSHDNLFHTVLGMMDVQTGVYDRSLDAFAACTPSPDGERNGAPGYHAAGEAKAATLANAL; encoded by the coding sequence TTGGCTGTTTTCAGAATTCGCCCACCCGAAATCGGTAGCGTGGCCCTGAGTGCCCTCGTCACGCTCTACTTGCTGCTGGCAGCCAACAGGGCCTTCTGGAGCCATGCCGTGGTCTATTTCGACGGCGCATGGCCAGGATTGCTGGCACTCGGCGTGGCGCTCTGGCTCACGACCTTTTCAGTCCTGACGGCATTATCCATGAAGTACGTCGCGAAGCCGGTCCTGATCTTCTCCATTCTCGTCTCGGTTTCCGCCTCCTATTTCGTCGACACGTTCGGCGTCATCATCGACAAGGACATGATCGGCAATGTCACGGCCACCACCGGAGCCGAGGCGGGCCATCTGCTGACCGGCAGCCTTGCGCTTCATCTCGCTCTTTATGCTCTCGTGCCCGCACTTCTGATCGCCTGGATCAAAATCACGCACAGGCGGTTCTTCGCCAAAGCAGGCGTCAATTTCCTCTTCATCGGCCCATCGCTCATCCTGAGCGGTCTGCTCATCTACGGCAATTTCGCCACCATCGCCTATGCGTTGCGGGAGCACAGGGACTTGATGCCCCGCTTCAATCCGGCGGGACCGATCACGTCGGCGGTGCGTTACGGTCTTTCGACCTATCGCGAGCGCAACCTGGTGGTTCAGCCACTCGGAACCGATGCACATGTCGGGCAGCGACTCGCGAGAGCCGGAAAGCCCGTGGTCGTCGTCGTGGTCGCCGGCGAAACGGCCCGGGCGATGAACTTTTCACTGAATGGTTACAAGCGGGACACGAATCCAGAACTCGGGGCGCTCGGAGGGACCATCAACTATCGAAATGTGACGAGTTGCGGCACGGCGACCGCCGTTTCACTGCCCTGCATGTTTTCCGTCTATACGCACAAGCAGTACAGCGACTGGAAGGCCCGCTCCACCGAAAACCTGGTGAACGTGCTGACCCATGCCGGCGTTCCCGTGACCTGGTGGGACAACAACACCGGCAGCAAGGGCATTGCCGACCTCATCAGCTTTGCCAGAATGACCCACAGTAAGGAAAGCCCACTTTGCAACAATGGCGAATGCCTCGATGAAATCTTCCTCGACGAACTGGACCGAAAGCTCGGCGCGACGACGAAGAACAGCGTCATCGTGCTGCACCAGCTCGGCAGCCATGGGCCCTCCTATTACCTGCGCTACCCGGAGGCTTATCGCCGCTTTCGGCCGGATTGCCGGACAGCCGAGTTGATGAACTGCACGACCGACGAAATCGTCAATGCCTATGACAATACGATCCTCTACACCGACCATATCCTCGCGAGCGTTGCCCGACTCATCGAAAAGCACCATGATCACGTTTCCGGGGCGATGATCTACATGTCGGATCACGGAGAGTCGCTCGGCGAAAACGGCATCTACCTGCACGGCGCGCCCTATGCGATCGCCCCGAAGGAGCAGACGCAGGTGCCTTTCATCGCCTGGTTCTCCAAAGTCTATCAGGAGGAAATGGGGGTCGATATCGCTTGCTTGGCGAAAGACGCCAATTTACCGAAGTCGCACGACAACCTTTTCCACACGGTGCTCGGCATGATGGATGTGCAAACGGGCGTCTATGACCGGTCCCTTGACGCCTTCGCCGCCTGTACGCCGTCTCCGGACGGAGAAAGAAACGGAGCGCCGGGATACCACGCGGCGGGCGAAGCCAAGGCTGCGACTTTGGCCAATGCTCTCTGA
- a CDS encoding cytochrome b/b6 domain-containing protein, with translation MPESTVAKREAIASRGGGLRVWDPLVRLFHWGVVTCCALNLFLLSPGKMAHRYVGYTALTLLGLRFVWGFLGTRHARFSDFVRGPAAVLRYLRVFAAGKAERHIGHNPAAGWMMVLLMVLLAAVGASGWLTTLDAFWGNKLLEEGHEVLANLILVLAGVHAFAAVVESWHFRENLIWSMVTGRKKA, from the coding sequence ATGCCGGAGTCGACAGTTGCAAAGCGGGAGGCAATCGCCTCCCGCGGCGGCGGCCTCCGTGTCTGGGACCCGCTGGTTCGCCTCTTTCATTGGGGTGTAGTGACGTGCTGTGCCCTCAACCTGTTTCTCCTGTCCCCGGGCAAGATGGCGCACCGTTACGTGGGCTATACGGCGCTGACGCTGCTCGGCTTGCGCTTTGTCTGGGGCTTCCTCGGCACGAGACATGCCCGTTTCTCCGACTTCGTCCGCGGACCGGCCGCCGTCCTGCGATATCTGCGTGTCTTTGCCGCGGGCAAAGCCGAGCGCCACATCGGGCATAATCCTGCCGCAGGCTGGATGATGGTGCTGCTGATGGTTCTGCTGGCGGCGGTCGGCGCATCCGGCTGGCTGACGACGCTCGATGCCTTCTGGGGCAACAAGCTGCTCGAGGAAGGTCACGAGGTGCTGGCGAACCTTATCCTGGTCCTTGCCGGGGTGCATGCTTTCGCCGCAGTTGTCGAAAGTTGGCACTTTAGAGAAAACCTCATATGGTCGATGGTCACCGGCCGTAAGAAGGCTTGA
- a CDS encoding HPr family phosphocarrier protein — MDNRSRQQAPAAGDAQGYCQTEIEVTHGFGLHARPSVTFTRLAKSFPCTVEIEVNGSQVWLNGKSIVKIMGARIRRGSILKIRTRGLRAAEAIHALQALVERDFDEEKKHGRSA; from the coding sequence ATGGACAACAGGTCGCGACAGCAAGCCCCGGCGGCAGGTGATGCACAGGGCTACTGCCAGACGGAGATCGAGGTGACGCACGGCTTCGGGCTGCACGCCCGCCCGTCGGTCACCTTCACGCGGCTGGCGAAGTCGTTCCCCTGCACCGTCGAGATCGAGGTCAATGGCAGCCAGGTGTGGCTGAACGGCAAGAGCATCGTCAAGATCATGGGAGCCCGGATTCGCAGGGGATCGATTCTGAAGATTCGAACCCGTGGGCTGCGTGCGGCAGAAGCGATCCATGCCCTCCAGGCGCTTGTCGAGCGCGACTTCGATGAAGAAAAGAAACATGGCCGGAGCGCTTGA
- a CDS encoding peroxiredoxin-like family protein: protein MGDQIRPLQPGEYAPAFALPSANQEGTVSLASLHGHPFLIAFFRGLHCPFCRRQLAQLGGLQPALRAAGVETIAVINTPVERARIYFGHRPTPAVLLCDQDCSTHRAFGVPRAEFLPEDSREQPVWPYLASMEQFETARINPTGELPEALHPMAANTILNAQDGFELNEVDRAILVSHPTQLVGHFLIDADGIVRWVQIEARDGPNSLSVFPSAAEMLAAANSLPH from the coding sequence ATGGGAGACCAGATACGCCCGCTGCAACCGGGGGAATACGCGCCCGCATTCGCGCTTCCGTCGGCAAATCAAGAAGGAACGGTCTCTCTCGCCAGCCTCCACGGTCACCCGTTTCTGATCGCCTTCTTCCGCGGGTTGCACTGCCCGTTTTGTCGGCGTCAACTGGCACAGCTCGGTGGCCTACAGCCTGCCCTGCGCGCCGCAGGGGTGGAAACTATTGCCGTGATCAACACGCCGGTGGAGCGCGCCCGCATATATTTCGGGCACCGGCCGACGCCGGCCGTGCTCCTATGTGACCAGGATTGCTCCACGCACCGTGCCTTTGGCGTACCGCGCGCCGAGTTCCTGCCCGAGGACAGCCGCGAGCAGCCTGTGTGGCCCTATCTGGCAAGCATGGAGCAATTCGAGACCGCTCGCATTAACCCGACGGGCGAATTGCCGGAAGCCCTACATCCAATGGCGGCCAATACCATACTCAACGCCCAGGACGGCTTCGAGCTTAATGAAGTTGATCGTGCTATCCTCGTAAGTCACCCCACACAGCTTGTCGGGCACTTCCTCATCGACGCCGACGGCATCGTTCGCTGGGTGCAAATTGAAGCGCGCGACGGGCCGAACAGCCTCTCCGTCTTTCCAAGCGCGGCGGAGATGCTCGCAGCTGCCAACAGTCTCCCTCACTGA
- a CDS encoding putative PEP-binding protein, with amino-acid sequence MAGALEIQEIQGLCASPGVAVGTVHLAVEVAADALPPGDSPAADREKLRRAVAAAIAELKALVGRSDEESAGILDFQIEMLLDPVLVEMAEERILAGDGAALAWVAALDHYIAGIEEAPDEQLRARAADVVDIRNRVLGALTGRAPEDFAPGSVFVGKDLQPSLFLAHDWTAGGGIVLFDGSIASHVAMLARSRSVPMIVATGRFEVADGARLLVDAKEGRVVIAPEEARIREAKSRMAEARPAEPPRAGGTIETADGVAIRLSAIINDPLEFGSIDPSLFAGIGLMRTEFLMTSPTDAFNEERHYEIYRQALRWAGDAPVIVRMLDLGGDKTLPDLGARKSESFMGLRGIRLLLARPELARLQARALLRATAHGRLGVLLPMVTVPDELDAMSTIFEEESAVLVRRGVQTRMPEIGMMVEVPAAALMLDRFSRSAFFSFGTNDLAQYLAAAARDDRSVAELYDAAAPAICRLIAGGVALADAMKRPVGICGEMASEPRHIPALLAAGLRNFSVAPNRLADIRSAIGGLYSDGLAAAEKS; translated from the coding sequence ATGGCCGGAGCGCTTGAAATACAGGAAATACAAGGGCTCTGCGCGTCTCCGGGCGTTGCAGTCGGGACCGTCCATCTCGCCGTGGAAGTTGCCGCCGATGCGCTGCCGCCGGGCGATAGCCCGGCCGCGGACCGCGAAAAGCTGCGTCGGGCCGTCGCCGCCGCTATCGCGGAGTTGAAGGCGCTGGTAGGCCGGTCGGACGAGGAGAGCGCCGGCATTCTCGATTTCCAGATCGAGATGCTGCTGGACCCGGTACTCGTCGAAATGGCCGAGGAGCGGATCCTCGCAGGAGATGGCGCCGCGCTCGCCTGGGTCGCGGCGCTGGACCACTATATCGCCGGTATCGAGGAGGCGCCCGACGAGCAGCTCCGCGCCCGCGCGGCCGATGTCGTCGATATCCGCAATCGCGTCCTCGGCGCATTGACCGGCCGCGCGCCGGAGGATTTCGCGCCGGGTTCGGTCTTCGTCGGCAAGGACCTGCAGCCTAGTCTCTTCCTTGCGCATGACTGGACCGCCGGTGGCGGCATCGTCCTCTTCGACGGCAGCATCGCCAGCCACGTTGCGATGCTCGCCCGTAGCCGTTCGGTGCCTATGATCGTTGCGACGGGACGTTTTGAAGTCGCCGATGGCGCGCGCCTGCTCGTCGATGCGAAGGAGGGGCGAGTCGTCATCGCGCCGGAAGAGGCGCGCATTCGCGAGGCGAAATCCAGAATGGCTGAAGCAAGGCCGGCTGAGCCGCCTCGCGCGGGCGGAACGATCGAGACCGCCGATGGCGTCGCGATCCGCCTGTCGGCGATCATCAACGATCCACTCGAGTTCGGGTCCATCGATCCTTCGCTGTTCGCCGGTATCGGCCTGATGCGCACCGAGTTTCTGATGACGTCACCCACGGATGCCTTCAACGAGGAAAGGCATTACGAGATCTATCGGCAGGCGCTGCGCTGGGCCGGCGACGCGCCCGTTATCGTCCGCATGCTGGATCTCGGCGGTGACAAGACATTGCCGGACCTCGGAGCCAGGAAGAGCGAGTCATTCATGGGCTTGCGCGGCATACGGTTGCTCCTGGCGCGGCCGGAGCTTGCCCGTCTCCAGGCACGCGCGCTGTTGCGCGCAACTGCGCACGGCAGGCTCGGCGTCCTGCTGCCGATGGTGACGGTCCCGGACGAGCTTGATGCGATGTCGACGATCTTCGAAGAGGAATCGGCCGTTCTCGTCAGGCGCGGGGTGCAAACGCGCATGCCGGAGATCGGTATGATGGTGGAAGTCCCGGCGGCGGCGCTGATGCTCGACCGCTTTTCGCGTTCGGCCTTCTTCTCCTTCGGAACGAACGACCTGGCACAGTATCTGGCGGCGGCGGCAAGAGACGACCGGAGCGTGGCTGAACTCTACGATGCCGCCGCGCCGGCTATCTGCCGTCTCATCGCCGGGGGCGTGGCGCTTGCCGACGCGATGAAAAGGCCGGTCGGCATCTGCGGCGAGATGGCCTCCGAGCCCCGCCACATCCCGGCCCTGCTGGCCGCCGGCCTTCGCAACTTTTCGGTGGCGCCCAATCGTTTAGCGGACATACGATCGGCTATCGGCGGCTTGTACTCGGACGGACTGGCCGCGGCGGAGAAGAGCTGA